One Acetobacter oryzoeni genomic window, TGTTGCCTGCGGGGGGCACGGCATTGCTTATTTGGGCAGGTGCTGGCGCGTGGGTAAACCGGCACGTGCTGGCCGTGCGGCCCATGCGGGCAGTGGGGCTTATCAGTTACCCGCTGTATCTGTGGCACTGGCCGCTGGTTTCCTGGTTTCATATTGTGCGTGGGGCTGGGGTTATTCACAACAGTGCGGGGTTTGCGCTTATGGGCGCAGCACTGGTGCTGGCGTGGCTGACCACCAAGTGTGTGGAAAACCCGTTACGCGGCGGGCATTTTCGGCAAGGCAAAACGGCGGCCCTTGTGGGCGGCCTGGTGGCTTTATGCGCGGCGGGGCTGCTGACGTGGCATACTGCCGGCTGGCCCGCACGGTTTGCGCACACCCCGGCGGGCACGGATCTTTCTGCCATCAATCTGGCGGTGCGTGATGGCATTTTTGCCCCCACACCGCATATGCGCATCACGCACGAAAACGGGCTAACGGTGGCCACCATAGGCCATGCGGGCCACCCCGTAATGTTTACGGGGGACAGCCTGCTTTTTCAGTGGGGGGCGAGGGTAGAGGCACTGTTGCAGCAGGGGCGGCTTAAGCACACGGTTATATTTGTAGCAGGCCCCAGTTGCAGCCCCTTTGCGGGTGAGGTTTATGAAAAATCCTTTGCATATTGCGGCAATATGCAAAACGTGCAGCAGCGCATCATGCAACAGCAGAGTGTGCAGGCCGTGGTGGTGGGGGCGTTCTGGCCGCGTGTGCTGTTGCACACACCGGGCACACAGGCACAAAAACAGGCGGCTTTTGTGCAGGATATGCGCAGCCTTTCGGGCAATGGGGCGCGGCCCGTGTGGCTGGTGCTGCCCACCCCGGCAGATGCACGCTTCAGCCCCGATAAACTGGTGGCCCGTAGCCTGCTGCATATTGGCGTCAACACGGCTTTGCTGGAGCAGGGTATTCCCACCCAGCAGCTCCGTAACGATATGGCGGCGGATACGGCGTTTGTGCAGGCCCTTGCCACACAAGCCGGGGCAAAGGTGCTGGATGCGTGGCCCGATATCTGCGGCACCGGCCCAGCCTGCGCGGTTATTACCCCGCCAGCCACGCCCAAATATGCAGATGACAAGCATTTAAGGCCTGGCTTTGTGCAACAGCACGCCACGTTTTTGGATGATGTTCTGGCCCGTTAGGGCGTGTTCCAGCCCAGCCAGAAATCCGGGGCATCGTTCCACTTGGCCAATATGGGGGAAAGGTGCCTGCGGGCCTGAAAGCAGCCCATGGCAAAACCTGCCGTGCCATCGCACGAATCGTTGCGCTGGTGGGTGGCGCCCTGCATCCAGAACAATGCGCCGCGCTTGCGGTCTCCGCTCAGCCCGGCAATCCAGCGGTTCCAGATATGGCGGGCGTTCTGCCCTTCATGATACGCGGTCATATCCTGCGCGGGGGCGGGGGGCATGGCCATGGCGGGCGGCATAACGTGGTAGGGCTGCGCGCCCGGTGCCGGGGGCGCGGTGTTAAGCGCATAGGCCACACCCGGCGGCATGTGCCCACCGGGCGGAGGTTCCAGCGGCACGGGGCCAGCCAACAGCAGCATGGCAAAGCCCGCCGCCGCAATGCCCACAAGGCTTACCAGCCCAAAACGTATGGCGCGCGTTGCATCTGAAGTGTGTGAAATGGGCTCAACCGAGACAGCACGCAGCGCTTTTTCTGCTTTTTTCTGGCACCGGGCGCTGCAATACGGCGCGTGGGTGTTGGTGTGGTAGATACGGTCACACCATGCACAAGCTTTGTCCATGACCTCCCCATCACCCATTCTGCCAAGATTTTCTGTCACGCGCGGCGCACTATAACAGTGTTCGATATATTTGCCAGTCCTGATTGGGAACAGTTCTTAACTGTGTGTTCACATACTGGTTTGCCTTGTTTTGACAGGCTGCGTGGTCAGTCCTAATTCCCGTTCATCATCCCAAAAATTGTAAAAAACCAAGGACATTCCTATGCCTACAGCAGTGCGCAGGGCAAAGCTGGCCTGTGGCGCGGTTTTGCGTGGCGGGGCCCGGTGGTGGGTTGTGGCGCAGGTTGTGCCTACGGGTGTGGTGATGTGCCCGCTGCTATGCACCCCGCGCGACCATCACCGGGCAGATATTTGCATAGGTTGGGCGCAAGCCCTGCTTTTGGGGTGCCCCGCG contains:
- a CDS encoding acyltransferase family protein; the encoded protein is MIGFGFLRPVMQVAAWFWPGSAAQLAAPPNNAGWRADIDGLRALAVVGVVVYHVFPAALPGGFGGVDAFFVISGFLISGHLVAHFGAGRFSVASFFARRVRRLVPALLVVLAATLLAGWFTLLPTELAAVGLDAAAGAASVANLLMWHAQGYFDRAAVLKPLLHLWSLGVEEQFYLVWPLVLALGFAARVRAGMLVGATGAACFLYSLACSVWWPGGGFYSPLSRGWEFMLGAGLALHGVAERGPKGAACATPAQPAPVGMGRMLARCAALLGPSRGRNGAAIMGLACVVAGFVVLRPGVGFPAPCALLPAGGTALLIWAGAGAWVNRHVLAVRPMRAVGLISYPLYLWHWPLVSWFHIVRGAGVIHNSAGFALMGAALVLAWLTTKCVENPLRGGHFRQGKTAALVGGLVALCAAGLLTWHTAGWPARFAHTPAGTDLSAINLAVRDGIFAPTPHMRITHENGLTVATIGHAGHPVMFTGDSLLFQWGARVEALLQQGRLKHTVIFVAGPSCSPFAGEVYEKSFAYCGNMQNVQQRIMQQQSVQAVVVGAFWPRVLLHTPGTQAQKQAAFVQDMRSLSGNGARPVWLVLPTPADARFSPDKLVARSLLHIGVNTALLEQGIPTQQLRNDMAADTAFVQALATQAGAKVLDAWPDICGTGPACAVITPPATPKYADDKHLRPGFVQQHATFLDDVLAR